CCCCTGGCTCTTCGTCGCGCCCTTGATGCCCTTTCCTCGGCGATTGCCCGCCGCGGCGATGATCGGATCGCTGGTCGCTTTGCCCTGCGCTTCGACCTGCCGCCGGGACGGCGGAGATTCGGGTATTACCTTTACGAGAGCAAGGCCCGCCTCGATCGACCGGAGTGCACGCACGGGGATCAGGGAATTCTGCTCCGACGAGATTTTTTCGAGACCATCGGGCCGTTCGACGAATCCATATCCCTTCTGGAGGATACCTGTCTGGCCGAGAAGATCCGCCGAATGGGGGAATGGATTCTGCTGCCGGCCGAGATCCTGACCTCTGCCCGCCGCTTCGAAACCGAAGGTCTCTTCGAGCGGCAATTGCTCAACGCCCTGATCATGAATTTTGCCGCCATAGGCTGGGACGATTTCTTCAAGGAGACTGTCGGGATTTACCGCAGCCAGGATCATGCCCGCAAGCTTCGACTGCTCCCCTATCTGGACAAAATCAGGGAACTCCTGCGTGTCCTTCCGCGCCGGGAGCGCTGCCGTCTGTGGTACAGAACCGGCTCTTACGTGCGTCAGAACGTCTGGCAGTTCGCCTTTGCCCTCGATGCCCGGCGCAATTTCCGACGGGGCTTGCCGCCGGGAGAAGGGGGAACGGAAACCCTGGAATCCTTCGAGCGCTGGTTCCGCATCACCGATCACCCGCCGGGTCGTTTCGCTGCCGCGGTTCTGGTCTGGATCTGGTTTCATCTGACCTGGCTGTGGCGGCGCTTCCGGGAAGAGCGCCCCGCGCCGCCGCCCCATCCTCTCGCACCCGGAGAAATCGAATGAAACCTGCGACCCTGGAGTCGGGGAACGCGATTGCCATGCTGCGGACCCTGGATATACGGCTTGTCGAAATCGGCGAACACCACGCCGTCATGGAGGTCGAGGTCGGAAAGAAGCACCTCAACTACCTTGGAGGCGCCCACGGCGGCCTGATCGCCACGCTGATCGATACGGTCTGTTTCTTCCCGCGCCCCTTTATTCCCTCCGGACGGCTGGTGACCACCTCCAACCTCAACGTCAGTTTCCTCCGTCCCGCCGCCCCCGGCGACCATCTCATGGCCCGTGCCGAGGTCCTCCATCGAGGACGGCGCACCGCCAGTCTCAGCGTCCGGGTGCTCGATGGCGAGAGTCGGCTGATTGCTCATGGGACCGTGACATTGATGGTGCTCCAGGAACCCGATGCCCCATAAAATGCCGATGACATATTGCTTTCGATGCAAGATGCTGACAGGTGCGGCGGCGAGCTATTGTTGCCGATGGCAGTTGTGCTAAAGTAAAGAGAACAAGTGAACAATTCTTCAATATCGAAAAAGAGATGAGTCATGAATAAAAGCGCCTTGTATTCAGCCATGATGGCCGTTTTGTTCCTCCTCCTTACTTCCTGCACTTCATATAAGAGCCAGGAAGTCCCATTTCGGCTTCCCGCGGCTGCAGCCAACATGCAGGAGGTCGCCGGCGCCCAGATTGCCGCCCAGGGTTTTGCCGATGAAGGGGAGGCTAAAAAAGTTTTCGGCTTCAATATCCGGGACGCGGGCCTGCTTCCGGTCCAGGTGGTTGTGGACAATATGGGATCTCACGGTTTGACCCTCGTTCCGGAGCAGACCTTCCTGATCGATGCACAGGGGAACTTGTGGAATCTGCTCGATCGCCGTACCGCCTACCAGCGGGTTGAGAAGAGTTCGGAATATGCGAACATCGCCAAGGGAGCGGGAAGGGGCGGGATGTTCGGTGCCGCCGGAGGCGCGCTCATCGGCGCGGCGATCGGGATTCTGACCGGTGATAACGTCGGAACGGCCGCCGCCCAGGGGGCGGCGGTCGGAGGCGCCGGCGGTGCGGTCATCGGTGGGGCGCAGTCCGCCACCTCACCGGAAGCCGGTCGGGAGATCTCCCGGGACTTGGCCAACAAAGAGCTGGAGAACCGCACCATACATCCGGGGATGCTGGGGCGCGGATTCCTGTTCTTCCCCGGCGAGGCCCCTTCGACCAACGCCGTCCGTCTGCAACTGCGTGAGGAGGATACCGGTCAGACTCATACCGTGATTCTCTCGCTTCCATAGTGGGATCATTTTCACATATCCCACACATTCCAGTTCTCAAGGGGCGGATCATAACGATCCGCCCTCTTTCTTTCTTGACTCAGGGCGGTCTCCGTGTTAAATCAAGAAAACTTGATTTATTCGAACCGGATATCTTGATTTATGTTGGAAATCATCAAAGCCCTCGCCGATCCCAGTCGCCTGCGTCTGGTGGCGGTCCTCACGCGCGGTGAATTTACCGTGCAGGATCTGACGGCGATTCTCGGCATGGGACAGTCGCGGATATCGCGGCATCTCAAAATCCTGACCGATGCCGGAATCCTTGCCGTCCAGAGGCAGGGGACCTGGGCCTACTACCGCCTGGCGGGAGAGAATCTTTTCTTCACCGCCATCCGACCGGCACTGGAAGAGCGCCTGTCCGAACTACCAGAGCGCCCGGCCGATCTCGAAGGGATTGGGCGGGTCATGGAGGCGCGCAGAAAGCGCAGCCAGGAGTTCTTCGATCGCCACGCCCGGCAATGGGATTCCCTGGCCCGCGAGGTGCTGTCGACGGCCGACTACCTCGACCGTCTGCTCGAGTCCGTCCCCTCCTGCGCGACCATCCTCGAGGTCGGGCTGGGAACCGGGGGGCTGCTCGCAAAGCTGCGCGAGCGGGCGGAGTGGGTCATCGGAGTGGACCACTCCCCGGCCATGATCGAGGAGGCGTGGAGGCGCGTGGCCGCGGAGGGGCTGTCCGGAGTGGATCTGCGGCTCGGGGAGATGTCGCACCTCCCCCTTCCGGATGGTGAATGCGACATGGCCCTCCTCAACATGGTGCTGCACCATGCGGCGCGCCCCCTGGAGGTCCTCAACGAGTTGAACCGTGTGCTTTCCAGCCGCGGATCCCTGCTGATCGCCGATCTCGTGGCGCACCGGAGCGACTGGGTGCGGGAGAGCCTGGCCGACCAGTGGCTGGGGTTCGAGGCCGATGAACTTTCGAGCTGGCTCGCCGCCGCGGGATTTGCCGTGCAGGAGCACTCGGTGGTGGAAGAAGAAGGCGAGGCGCTGGGGGTTTTCATCCTTCGGGCACGAAAGATCGCCTGAATCCTCTGAATTTTTGCGAAGGTATCATTCATCAAACTGAAAAAAGGAAAGGAAAAGCCGGATGAACGACTTTAAAGTGAAAGATCTTTCCCTTGCCAAGCTGGGACGGAAGGAAATCGAGCTGGCCGAGGTGGAAATGCCGGGCCTGATGGCGCTGCGCGAGGAATTCGGAGCCCGTCAGCCCCTCAAGGGAGCACGGATCACCGGTTCCCTGCACATGACCATCCAGACGGCGGTGCTGATTGAAACTCTGACCACGCTTGGCGCCGAGGTCCGGTGGGCCTCCTGCAACATCTTTTCGACCCAGGACCAGGCGGCAGCCGCCGTCGCCGTCGGCAAGGACGGTACGCCGCAGGACCCCAAAGGGGTGCCGGTATTCGCCTGGAAGGGGGAGACGCTGGCCGAATACTGGTGGTGCACCGAGCAGGCTCTCACGTGGCCGGAGGGTAAACTCCCCAACATGATCCTCGACGACGGCGGCGATGCGACCATGATGGTTCTCGAGGGGGCGAAATGGCAGAAGGACGGGGTTCCTGCAGTCACCGAGGATGACCCCGAGGATTTGATCGAACTGGTCAGGTGTCTGAAGGACTCCATTTCGGCCGGGCGCAATGACTGGACAGCCATCCGCGACTCCATCAAGGGGGTCACCGAGGAGACGACCACGGGGGTGCATCGCCTCTATCAACTGCAGAGGGCGGGACAACTGCCTTTTGCGGCCATGAACGTCAACGATTCGGTAACCAAGAGCAAGTTCGACAATGTTTACGGATGTCGTCACAGCCTGGTCGACGGAATCATGCGTGCCACGGATGTCATGCTCTCCGGAAAGGTCGCGGTGGTCTGCGGATACGGCGATGTCGGCAAAGGATGCTGTCAGTCCCTGCGCGGCCAGGGAGCCCGGGTCATCGTCACGGAAATCGACCCGATCTGCGCCCTGCAGGCGTTGATGGAGGGATATGAGGTCAAGACTCTCGAGGATGTGGTCGAGGAAGGAGACATCTTCATCACCACCACCGGGAACAAGGACGTCATCCGGGTGGAACATATGACCAGGATGAAGCACCATGCCATCGTCGGCAATATCGGGCACTTCGACAATGAAATCGAAATAGCCGCACTCGCAAAGGTGGCGGGGATCAGGAAGATCAACATCAAGAACCCCCAGGAGCACGGCAACCAGGTCGATCAGTGGATCTTTCCCGACGGCCACGCCATCATCGTTCTGGCCGAAGGACGCCTGCTCAATCTCGGCTGCGCCACCGGTCACCCATCTTTCGTCATGTCGAACAGTTTCAGCAATCAGGTCATCGCCCAGATTGAGCTGTTCAACAACTCCGGAGAATATGACAAGGCCGTCTATGTCCTGCCCAAGCACCTTGACGAGAAGGTGGCCCGCCTCCATCTCGACAAACTAGGAGCGAAGCTGACCGTGTTGCGCCAGGATCAGGCCGAGTACCTGGGAGTGCCGGTCGAGGGCCCCTTCAAGTCGGATCATTACCGCTATTGAGATGGCGTCGCAAAAATTCCGCCCTACGGCGTTACGGCGTTTTTTCAGGACCTCGACATGCCTGATGTATGCCTTCGCCCCTGAAAAACCACCAGGCCTTGCAGGACGAAGTTTTTGCTTAGCCATCCAGCCGCCCCTCCTTTCCGGGAGGGGTTTTTTTATGGACTGCCCTCAGGGAATGGAGAGATCCCAGGTGGAGGACGTTTTCCCGTCCGGATTAATGATCTTCAGGGAAACGGGTTTCGGCTGGGTGCTGTAGGGATAACGGTTGTAAATGAGGGTGCCGCAATCGACGAATCGGACGTTGTCGGACTGGCTGGGGCTCGGCAGTTTGTTGGGATCGCTGGTGGCGCTCTGGCTTCTGATGACCCGCTGCTCAGGTGGCCGGTCTGAAACTCCCACGGGATATTCGTTAATAAGAAGTGTCGAGTTGAAGAAAAAATTTTTGCCCTCGATCACCAGCTGGTAGTAATTGACGAATTCCTCCCCCGTATAGACGTTATTGATTTCGGGGATGTCATTCACATAGAGCGAATGGGGGATCGATCTGCCTCCGTTCGGGTTGGCCACCTGGATGCCGTAGACTCCCGAGGATAGATGGGGAGGGGTAAATGAAATGGTCTCCGAACCCGATTGTGAGGAGACGATCGTTTTTCCATCCAGAAGGAGGGTCGCGCCGGGCTGAAAGTGGCGTCCCTGCACAGTCACCTCCTTGTCGCCCAAGGGGACGCAGGAATCGATGTTGGCTGGACTCAACGAGTCGATCCAGGGATCCGCGGCGGTAATCCCGAGGACGAAGGTCTGAGGCGAGGTCTCCCCCTCATCCTGCACCTGGAGCGAATATTCACCTTCCTCCAGCGCCGGTACGGTGAAGATCAGACTTCTCTCCGACAATCCTGCCGGTTCGATGACCTGATTCCCCAGAACCACCTGTGTTCCCCGGGTGAATGGACCGCCGGAAACCCTAACGGACTCGCCGGGAGAAACACGACTCGGAGAAACCGAGGTTATTTCCAGGGCCGGGAGAGTGGTGGGGAGAGTCAGGATGACGAGGATGACCAGGTCCTTAAGGGCCCGGATGAGACGCTGTTTTCTCATGTCGACTCCTGTCGGTTTCATGCCATCATTTAAACAGAAGGAGTGAAGAAAACAACAGGCGCGAATTACTCTCTGGCGGAGAGGAGCAGCCAGACGCCCAGAAGGCCGAACAGAAGGTTGGCGGACCAGGCCGCCACAAGGGGGGGAAGAACGTCGGAGTAGCCGAAGGCCAGGAGGATCGCATGCAGGATGTGGTAGGCGATGCCGATGCCGACGCTGATGGCGACTCCCACGGAGAGGTTGGCGCCGCGTCCCTTCTTCAGGGCGAAGGGTATCCCTATGAATGCCATGATCAGACAGGCGAAAGGGGAGGCCAGACGGGCATGCATATCCACCCGGTGACGGGTGGCATCATACCCTTCGGCCTGCAGTTTGAGGGAGAGGCTCTGCAGTTCACGAAAGCCCATTTCATCGTTGCTCTGTTCCGGCGCCCGGAAGTCGGTGGGGGTCTTCTCCATTTCGATGGGTTTTTCCTGCATCCGCTCGATGTCGGAAAGCTCGGCTGATTCGGGATCGAAGCGACGCACGACAGGATTTTTAAGAAACCACTTTCCCTCGGAAAAGGTCGCTCGGGGAGCATCAGTCCGTTCAAAAAGTGAGAATGCCTCGCCCATCTGAAAAATGGTGATTCCCTGAAGGGCCTGCTGCTCAGGAAGAGCAAGGCTGATATTCAGAATTTTATCCCCTTCACGGAGCCACAGGTGGTCTCTTTTGAGGGCAAGGGGCGGTTTGCCTTTGACCTCGACTTCATAGATATGGTTGGATTTTGTCGCACACAGCGGGATGAGATACTCGTTGGCTGTCAGAACGCTCGCCGATGCCATCAATGAGACCAGCAGCAGAGGCATGGTGACGCGCCAGAGACTGATGCCGCCGCTTCGCATGGCCGTGAGTTCGTTGGTGCGGGAGAGGCCCCCCAGGGTCATGAAGACTCCCATGAGCACCGCCAGAGGAATGACCTGGGAGACGATCAGGGGAATTTTTATGATGAAATACTGAAGGTACTGGGAAGCCCGGGCCTGGTGCTCCATGAAATTGTCGACCTTTTCAAAAAAGTCGACCAGAAGATAAATTCCCGTGAAGGCGGACAGGGAAATGAAGAAAATCCGGGCGAAGGCGGTCGTGATATAGCGGTTGAGGATATTCACGACGGCGATTCCTTTCGTCCAAGCCGGCGTTTCATGCGCAAGGGGATTTCAAGGAGACGATCCAGCCATGCCAGACGTCTTTCCAGGGCCGCGAGGTGCAGCAGGTAGGCTCCGCCGGCCATGAAGAGAAAGGTGGGAAGCCAGAGCGTGGGCACGGGAGAAAGGCCGCCCTCGATCGCCAGGGTCTCAGCCAGTGAGAGCAGGAGGTAGTAAATGAGAAAGATGACCAGGGCCAGGGTAAAGCCCCCTCCGCGTCCCGAACGATGGGACTGGATGCCGAGGGGGACGCCGATCAGGGCGAAGACCAGGGGCGCCAGGGGCAGGATGAAACGCTTGTGAAGCTCGACGGTATAGCTTTTGCGTTCAGCGGGCGAAGAGGCTTTCTGCCGTGCCTCCAGAATCTGCGCATTGGTAAGTTCGCTGTCCTTGATGCGCCGGTTTCCCGCCGATGGCAGTTGCTGACCCATATTAAGATTGATGTCGTAGGTGTCAAAAGCAATGATTTGATACGTGCTCTGACCTTCACCCGTTGGCTGTCGATGAATCGTACCGTTTTCGAGGCGCATTGTAAGGGTCTGTATATCGCGTTGCGAAATTACCCTTCCGCGTTGAGCAAGGATGACCGAAGGAGTGCTTCCGACCCGCTCATCGGAGATGAACACCCCTTCCATGACTCCGCGTCTTTCATCCAGTTCATTGGCGTAGAGGACCAGCCCGTCGAACTCTTCATTGAAAACCCGGGGCTGTATGCCGACGCTGGCCCTATTCATGGCAATCTGAAAAACCTGATTGCGAAACGCCGAATTCCCCGCGGGTTCGAGGAAAAGGGTGAGCACCCCGGTGGCCGCGCAGACGAGCAGAGCAAGTGCGATCACCGGCTTCATCATTCCATAGAGGCTGACGCCCGAGGATTTCAGGGCAACGATTTCACTGTCCGTGGAGAGGCGGCCGAATCCGAGCAGAATTCCCAACAGAAGGGCAAGCGGAAGGGTTATGACCAGGAAGGCGGGTAGGAGATAGGCAAAGAGTTTCGCCGTTTCGGAAAAGGGGACACCCTTGTTGATGACCATTTCCACCAGCTTCAGGATGCGTCCCATCAAAAGAACAAAGGTGAAAATCAGCAGCCCAAGCCCTGTCGGGACGGCGATTTCCTTTATAAAATAGCGATGGATCCGAGTAGTTGACATGACCGCACATACTAATATAGTTGCCGAAGCTTGTAAACCATGATTCAAGATGGGGGCGCCGGATTAGAACTTTTTCCCCTTGCCAAGGGCCAGACCCCATGATATATACACTCGTTGTACAAAAACGCACGCTCCCGGACCTGTTCGGAAGGTGCCCCGTGTCGCGGGGTTTCGGGCGGGGAGGAAGGGGGCGGAGGAATTCAACCTGGAAAGAGGAGTAAGAGAACATGGCACAGATCACCATGAAGCAGCTTCTTGAGGCCGGTGTCCATTTCGGGCATCAGACCAAGCGCTGGAACCCCAAGATGAAGCCCTATATTTTCGGGGCGCGCAACGGCATCTACATTATCGACCTGCAGAAGACCGTTCGCTATTTCAAATCGGCGTACAGCTTCATCAAGGAAACCGTTGAGAAGGGCGACAAGGTTCTTTTCGTCGGAACCAAGAAGCAGGCCCAGGACTCCATTACTGAAGAAGCGGCCCGCGCGGGTCAGTTCTATGTCAACAGCCGGTGGCTGGGGGGAATGCTCACCAACTTCAGCACCATCAAAGGAAGCATCGATCGTCTGAAAAAGATCGAAGCCATGGCCGAAGACGGCACGTACCAGTTGATCACCAAAAAAGAAGCTCTTCAACTGGATCGCGAAAAAGCCAAGCTTGAGAAGAGTCTTGGCGGCATCAAATCGATGAACAAACTTCCCGGCGCCATCTTCATTATTGATCCCAAAAAGGAAACCATTGCCGTCAAGGAAGCCCGCAAACTCGGCATTCCCGTCGTGGCGGTTGTCGATACCAACTGTGATCCTGACGACATCGACTATATTATTCCCGGCAATGACGACGCAATCCGTGCCATTCGTCTCTTCGCCGCCCGTATGGCCGATGCGTGCCTTGAGGGCGTAGAGTCTCGGGAAGCCGCCCTGCGTTCTGAATCGGAAGGCGGCGAAACCGCTGCCGCCGAGGAAGCCGCGGAGGTTCCGGCCGAACCCGTTGCCGAAAAACCCGTCGCTGAAGCTTAATCGGCTGTTTTCCCGAAGAAGGAAAAGGCGGTCGGGTTACTGACCGCCTTTTTTCCGGTTTCGACGATGGCCGAGGAATTTGACTGATACCAAATTGTAAACGGAGATAGGAATCCTGAGGGAATCGTATCCCAGCCAGTATCCATAGGAGGTATTCGTGGCGAACATTACCGCAAAGATGGTTGCCGATCTTCGCGCCCAGACGGGTGCGGGAATGATGGATTGTAAAAAGGCCCTGGCCGAGACCGGGGGAAACCTGGAAGAGGCCGTTGATTATCTGCGCAAGAAAGGTCTTTCCGCCGCTGCCAAGAAGTCCGGCCGCGTGGCCGCGGAAGGAATGATCGCCGCCGCTGGAGAAGGAAATCGCGGCGTGATCGTTGAAGTCAATGCCGAGACCGATTTCGTGGCCAAAAATGACAAATTCCAGCAGTTCGCCGCCGGTGTGGCCCAGGCCATTCTCGATTCCGACGCCGCTGACGTGGAAGCCCTCAAAGAGGCGCCCTTTCCCGGGACCGGTCGCAACGTGGCCGAGGAACTGACCCACCAGATCGCCACGATCGGTGAAAATATGAACATCCGCCGCTTTGCCCGGTTTGAAATACCCTCCGGCGTGGTGGCCAGCTATATCCATGCCGGAGGAAAGATCGGTGTCCTGGTCGAGTTCGAAACCTCCAAGGCCGACGATGAGCGGGTTTCCTCGCTTGCCCGTCAGCTGGCCATGCATGTGGCAGCCGCCAATCCCCAATATCTCCAGCGGGAGGAGGTTCCCGCCGAGGTGGTGGATCGGGAGAAGGACATCATGCGGGTCAAGGCCAGGGAAAGCGGCAAGCCCGACAACATCATCGACAAGATCATCGACGGGCAGGTCAATAAGTTCTTCGGTGAGATCTGCCTTCTGGAGCAGGCCTTCGTGATCGACCCCGACCAGCGCGTCGGCAAGGTCGTGGATGCCCTGGGCAAAGAAGTGGCCGGGGAAGTCAAGCTGACCCGCTATGCCCGTTTCCAGCTTGGCGAGGGGCTGGAAAAGAAGGAAGACGATTTCGCCGCGGAAGTTGCGAGCCTCACCAAATAATTCGGGATATGTCATGGACGAGGAAAAA
The window above is part of the Desulfuromonas sp. TF genome. Proteins encoded here:
- the tsf gene encoding translation elongation factor Ts, translating into MANITAKMVADLRAQTGAGMMDCKKALAETGGNLEEAVDYLRKKGLSAAAKKSGRVAAEGMIAAAGEGNRGVIVEVNAETDFVAKNDKFQQFAAGVAQAILDSDAADVEALKEAPFPGTGRNVAEELTHQIATIGENMNIRRFARFEIPSGVVASYIHAGGKIGVLVEFETSKADDERVSSLARQLAMHVAAANPQYLQREEVPAEVVDREKDIMRVKARESGKPDNIIDKIIDGQVNKFFGEICLLEQAFVIDPDQRVGKVVDALGKEVAGEVKLTRYARFQLGEGLEKKEDDFAAEVASLTK
- the rpsB gene encoding 30S ribosomal protein S2, coding for MAQITMKQLLEAGVHFGHQTKRWNPKMKPYIFGARNGIYIIDLQKTVRYFKSAYSFIKETVEKGDKVLFVGTKKQAQDSITEEAARAGQFYVNSRWLGGMLTNFSTIKGSIDRLKKIEAMAEDGTYQLITKKEALQLDREKAKLEKSLGGIKSMNKLPGAIFIIDPKKETIAVKEARKLGIPVVAVVDTNCDPDDIDYIIPGNDDAIRAIRLFAARMADACLEGVESREAALRSESEGGETAAAEEAAEVPAEPVAEKPVAEA
- the ahcY gene encoding adenosylhomocysteinase; the protein is MNDFKVKDLSLAKLGRKEIELAEVEMPGLMALREEFGARQPLKGARITGSLHMTIQTAVLIETLTTLGAEVRWASCNIFSTQDQAAAAVAVGKDGTPQDPKGVPVFAWKGETLAEYWWCTEQALTWPEGKLPNMILDDGGDATMMVLEGAKWQKDGVPAVTEDDPEDLIELVRCLKDSISAGRNDWTAIRDSIKGVTEETTTGVHRLYQLQRAGQLPFAAMNVNDSVTKSKFDNVYGCRHSLVDGIMRATDVMLSGKVAVVCGYGDVGKGCCQSLRGQGARVIVTEIDPICALQALMEGYEVKTLEDVVEEGDIFITTTGNKDVIRVEHMTRMKHHAIVGNIGHFDNEIEIAALAKVAGIRKINIKNPQEHGNQVDQWIFPDGHAIIVLAEGRLLNLGCATGHPSFVMSNSFSNQVIAQIELFNNSGEYDKAVYVLPKHLDEKVARLHLDKLGAKLTVLRQDQAEYLGVPVEGPFKSDHYRY
- the lptF gene encoding LPS export ABC transporter permease LptF is translated as MSTTRIHRYFIKEIAVPTGLGLLIFTFVLLMGRILKLVEMVINKGVPFSETAKLFAYLLPAFLVITLPLALLLGILLGFGRLSTDSEIVALKSSGVSLYGMMKPVIALALLVCAATGVLTLFLEPAGNSAFRNQVFQIAMNRASVGIQPRVFNEEFDGLVLYANELDERRGVMEGVFISDERVGSTPSVILAQRGRVISQRDIQTLTMRLENGTIHRQPTGEGQSTYQIIAFDTYDINLNMGQQLPSAGNRRIKDSELTNAQILEARQKASSPAERKSYTVELHKRFILPLAPLVFALIGVPLGIQSHRSGRGGGFTLALVIFLIYYLLLSLAETLAIEGGLSPVPTLWLPTFLFMAGGAYLLHLAALERRLAWLDRLLEIPLRMKRRLGRKESPS
- a CDS encoding metalloregulator ArsR/SmtB family transcription factor; translation: MLEIIKALADPSRLRLVAVLTRGEFTVQDLTAILGMGQSRISRHLKILTDAGILAVQRQGTWAYYRLAGENLFFTAIRPALEERLSELPERPADLEGIGRVMEARRKRSQEFFDRHARQWDSLAREVLSTADYLDRLLESVPSCATILEVGLGTGGLLAKLRERAEWVIGVDHSPAMIEEAWRRVAAEGLSGVDLRLGEMSHLPLPDGECDMALLNMVLHHAARPLEVLNELNRVLSSRGSLLIADLVAHRSDWVRESLADQWLGFEADELSSWLAAAGFAVQEHSVVEEEGEALGVFILRARKIA
- a CDS encoding PaaI family thioesterase yields the protein MKPATLESGNAIAMLRTLDIRLVEIGEHHAVMEVEVGKKHLNYLGGAHGGLIATLIDTVCFFPRPFIPSGRLVTTSNLNVSFLRPAAPGDHLMARAEVLHRGRRTASLSVRVLDGESRLIAHGTVTLMVLQEPDAP
- a CDS encoding TIGR04283 family arsenosugar biosynthesis glycosyltransferase is translated as MTISSSPELSIIIPVINEAETLPALFTMLARQDRVDFEILLVDGGSVDGTLPLAGKLAAESPFECRIVRSEKGRGRQLNAGARAAGTRTLLFLHADSAFSDPLALRRALDALSSAIARRGDDRIAGRFALRFDLPPGRRRFGYYLYESKARLDRPECTHGDQGILLRRDFFETIGPFDESISLLEDTCLAEKIRRMGEWILLPAEILTSARRFETEGLFERQLLNALIMNFAAIGWDDFFKETVGIYRSQDHARKLRLLPYLDKIRELLRVLPRRERCRLWYRTGSYVRQNVWQFAFALDARRNFRRGLPPGEGGTETLESFERWFRITDHPPGRFAAAVLVWIWFHLTWLWRRFREERPAPPPHPLAPGEIE
- a CDS encoding IPT/TIG domain-containing protein yields the protein MRKQRLIRALKDLVILVILTLPTTLPALEITSVSPSRVSPGESVRVSGGPFTRGTQVVLGNQVIEPAGLSERSLIFTVPALEEGEYSLQVQDEGETSPQTFVLGITAADPWIDSLSPANIDSCVPLGDKEVTVQGRHFQPGATLLLDGKTIVSSQSGSETISFTPPHLSSGVYGIQVANPNGGRSIPHSLYVNDIPEINNVYTGEEFVNYYQLVIEGKNFFFNSTLLINEYPVGVSDRPPEQRVIRSQSATSDPNKLPSPSQSDNVRFVDCGTLIYNRYPYSTQPKPVSLKIINPDGKTSSTWDLSIP
- the lptG gene encoding LPS export ABC transporter permease LptG; amino-acid sequence: MNILNRYITTAFARIFFISLSAFTGIYLLVDFFEKVDNFMEHQARASQYLQYFIIKIPLIVSQVIPLAVLMGVFMTLGGLSRTNELTAMRSGGISLWRVTMPLLLVSLMASASVLTANEYLIPLCATKSNHIYEVEVKGKPPLALKRDHLWLREGDKILNISLALPEQQALQGITIFQMGEAFSLFERTDAPRATFSEGKWFLKNPVVRRFDPESAELSDIERMQEKPIEMEKTPTDFRAPEQSNDEMGFRELQSLSLKLQAEGYDATRHRVDMHARLASPFACLIMAFIGIPFALKKGRGANLSVGVAISVGIGIAYHILHAILLAFGYSDVLPPLVAAWSANLLFGLLGVWLLLSARE